The following are encoded together in the Triticum dicoccoides isolate Atlit2015 ecotype Zavitan chromosome 6B, WEW_v2.0, whole genome shotgun sequence genome:
- the LOC119325658 gene encoding U-box domain-containing protein 33-like codes for MEAHRRWDTSGSGSRYSFRTSVSSLADIGGEIVEVDQAGGELEAADRVFVAVPGEVKHGKSALQWALQNLAKDGAQVVVAHVHRPAQMIPMMGAKMHHTRLDPEQVKDYRKQELEKALERLEEYVVLCTMLKDSCEKIIIEKDDVAKGLEELIVLHGITKLVMGAAADKHYSKKMKRPKSKTAIILMEAEASPCKIWFTTCKGQLICTREANTTVPMIPPSPASTVASTLSASSLSSHMRSITIHQSESEAPSSNGSPQQNLNRSRTEVMRHHSRGAGGTAPQLFEPFELNVNTRPTRTPLSSMDSWGEFGRRSQSSWYNLSRNDDAISVSESATHHPMHESDDDHFSSPFHELENPGADAEMYGRLEEALRETQESKKEVFEESTKRRKAELDLLSALQKAKELEKLYHHEIRQRKTIEETLVRQAQELEATEIQCDTIYDQLHDAEEQKAVLEQRMTEMESALRDGEEKLASSKCLLEALQADKEKLQQESDAAAAAAEELRQKSEQRISMATEALNTKFSAVELEQATRSFDEALKIGEGGFGCVYKGSLRSTTVAIKLLHPKSLQGQSEFNQEVAVLGRVRHPNLVALIGSCREAFGLVYEYLPNGSLEDRLACANDTPPLTWQVRTRIIYEMCSALTFLHSNKPHPVVHGDLKPANILLDANLVSKLGDFGICRLLTQSGTSTAATTLYRTTTPRGTFAYMDPEFLSSGELTPRSDVYSLGIIILQLLTGRRPQKIAEVVEDAVEKGELHTVLDPSAGAWPFVQANQLAHLGLRCAEMSRRRRPDLAREVWTVVEPLMKAASLTARRPMFAASPTLPDEASTPSYFVCPIFQEMMNDPHIAADGFTYEAEAIRGWLDSGHDTSPMTNLKLAHRELTPNRGLRSVILEWQQQHRQRYQYHEDWR; via the exons ATGGAGGCGCACAGGCGGTGGGACACGTCGGGGAGCGGGTCGCGGTACAGCTTCAGGACGTCGGTGAGCAGCCTCGCGGACATCGGCGGCGAGATTGTGGAGGTGGACCAGGCCGGCGGCGAGCTGGAGGCCGCGGACAGGGTGTTCGTGGCCGTCCCCGGGGAGGTGAAGCACGGGAAGAGCGCCCTGCAGTGGGCGCTGCAGAACCTGGCCAAGGACGGCGCGCAGGTCGTGGTGGCTCACGTCCACCGCCCCGCGCAGATGATCCCCATGA TGGGAGCAAAAATGCACCATACCAGGCTGGATCCAGAACAGGTCAAGGACTACAGAAAGCAGGAGCTAGAAAAGGCATTGGAAAGGCTAGAAGAATATGTTGTGCTATGCACAATGCTAAAG GACAGCTGTGAGAAGATAATAATTGAGAAAGATGATGTTGCTAAAGGACTTGAGGAGCTTATTGTTCTTCATGGCATCACCAAACTTGTCATGGGAGCAGCTGCAGACAAACATTACTCAAA GAAAATGAAAAGACCAAAGTCCAAGACAGCAATCATACTAATGGAGGCAGAAGCATCACCATGTAAGATATGGTTTACTACTTGTAAAGGGCAACTGATATGTACCAG GGAAGCAAACACAACCGTTCCTATGATACCACCATCACCTGCATCGACAGTTGCATCAACATTATCAGCAAGCAGCCTTTCCAGCCACATGAGATCAATTACAATCCACCAGTCAGAGAGCGAAGCACCAAGCTCAAACGGAAGTCCACAGCAGAATCTGAACAGATCGAGAACAGAAGTGATGCGGCATCACTCTCGAGGAGCTGGCGGTACAGCACCTCAGCTATTTGAACCTTTTGAGCTCAATGTGAATACCAGGCCAACAAGAACACCATTGAGTTCTATGGATTCCTGGGGTGAATTTGGGAGGAGATCACAAAGCTCCTGGTACAATCTATCAAGGAACGATGATGCAATCAGTGTCTCCGAATCAGCAACACATCATCCAATGCATGAGTCTGACGATGACCACTTTTCATCTCCTTTTCATGAGCTC GAGAATCCAGGTGCTGATGCGGAAATGTACGGTAGACTTGAGGAGGCTCTCCGCGAAACTCAAGAATCAAAGAAAGAGGTGTTCGAAGAATCAACCAAGCGCCGAAAAGCCGAACTTGATCTGCTTTCAGCTCTTCAAAAG GCCAAGGAGTTGGAGAAGTTGTATCATCACGAGATAAGACAGAGAAAAACAATCGAGGAGACACTCGTGAGACAGGCGCAGGAGCTCGAAGCAACGGAAATTCAGTGTGACACGATATACGACCAACTACATGATGCAGAAGAACAGAAGGCCGTGTTGGAGCAGCGCATGACCGAGATGGAGTCTGCTCTTAGAGATGGCGAGGAGAAGCTGGCCTCAAGCAAGTGCCTTCTCGAAGCGCTCCAAGCAGACAAAGAGAAGCTGCAACAAGAGAGCGATGCCGCGGCAGCCGCAGCTGAAGAGTTGCGCCAGAAGAGCGAGCAGAGAATTTCTATGGCGACTGAAGCATTGAACACCAAGTTCTCCGCCGTTGAGCTCGAGCAGGCAACTCGGAGCTTTGACGAAGCACTCAAGATCGGTGAGGGCGGGTTCGGGTGTGTCTACAAAGGCTCACTTCGCAGCACAACCGTGGCTATAAAGCTGTTGCACCCGAAAAGCTTGCAGGGCCAGTCAGAATTCAACCAAGAG GTTGCTGTCCTCGGCAGAGTAAGGCACCCGAACCTCGTCGCGCTGATAGGGTCATGCCGGGAGGCGTTCGGCCTGGTGTACGAGTACCTCCCGAACGGCAGCCTCGAGGACCGGCTCGCGTGCGCCAACGACACGCCGCCGTTGACATGGCAGGTGCGCACCAGGATCATCTATGAGATGTGCTCGGCCCTGACGTTCCTGCACTCGAACAAGCCGCACCCGGTGGTCCACGGCGACCTGAAGCCGGCCAACATCCTCCTGGACGCCAACCTGGTGAGCAAGCTGGGGGACTTCGGCATCTGCCGCCTGCTGACGCAGTCCGGcacctccaccgccgccaccacgcTGTACCGGACGACCACCCCGAGGGGGACCTTCGCGTACATGGACCCGGAGTTCCTGTCTAGCGGCGAGCTGACGCCACGCTCCGACGTCTACTCCTTGGGCATCATCATCCTGCAGCTCCTGACGGGCAGGCGACCCCAGAAGATCGCCGAGGTGGTGGAGGACGCGGTGGAGAAGGGGGAGCTGCACACCGTCCTCGACCCCTCTGCGGGGGCCTGGCCGTTTGTGCAGGCCAACCAGCTCGCGCACCTCGGCCTGCGGTGTGCCGAGATGAGCAGGAGGCGCCGCCCGGACCTTGCCCGGGAGGTTTGGACCGTGGTCGAGCCCCTGATGAAGGCCGCCTCGCTGACTGCCCGGCGGCCGATGTTCGCTGCCTCTCCCACTTTGCCGGACGAGGCTTCCACGCCGTCCTACTTCGTCTGCCCGATCTTCCAG GAGATGATGAATGACCCGCACATCGCGGCCGACGGGTTCACGTACGAAGCAGAGGCGATCAGAGGGTGGCTGGACAGCGGGCACGACACGTCGCCGATGACGAACCTGAAGCTCGCGCACCGCGAGCTCACCCCCAACAGGGGGCTCCGCTCGGTGATTCTCGAGTGGCAACAACAGCATCGGCAGCGGTACCAGTACCATGAGGACTGGAGATGA